One genomic segment of Borrelia miyamotoi includes these proteins:
- a CDS encoding bactofilin family protein, producing MSIDTLEFEESNTQNIIRSSFEFEGYIESNKPIIIEGMLKGLINSTNSIYLREKANVEAEIKCKNFLNHGTMKGNVDASETIKIYKTGKLIGDIKTKELFIESGALFNGNCEMEKK from the coding sequence TTGAGCATTGACACCCTAGAATTTGAAGAAAGTAATACCCAAAATATTATAAGGAGCAGCTTTGAGTTTGAAGGATATATCGAAAGCAATAAACCAATAATTATTGAAGGAATGCTTAAAGGACTCATAAATTCCACGAACTCAATATATCTAAGAGAAAAAGCTAATGTGGAAGCTGAAATTAAGTGTAAAAATTTCCTAAATCATGGAACAATGAAAGGAAATGTAGATGCTTCAGAAACAATAAAAATTTACAAAACTGGAAAATTAATCGGAGACATTAAAACAAAAGAACTATTCATAGAGTCAGGAGCACTATTTAACGGAAATTGCGAAATGGAGAAAAAATGA
- a CDS encoding tetratricopeptide repeat protein, whose product MINKSFCLKIIIMLLSGSNLIKAEEEKEDSLLLYRQGKFQEAIINTQEELKYKPKNLDARSILIWSLIATGEYKRAELESIKGLEINKYDPRIIQALGEAYFFQGQYNNALKYFQKYISFGSNGARIVKVYILIADSFYKLERYNEADFAYENALRFLPNNQNILLKLAKSRLNAQNKILAKDTLIKLLTLNPNHSEAKKLLEKIEKSNHNS is encoded by the coding sequence ATGATAAATAAAAGCTTTTGCTTAAAAATAATTATCATGTTACTTTCTGGTTCAAACCTAATAAAAGCAGAAGAAGAGAAAGAAGATTCTCTTTTACTCTACAGACAAGGCAAATTCCAAGAAGCAATTATAAATACTCAAGAAGAGCTAAAATATAAACCAAAAAATTTAGATGCAAGATCAATACTTATATGGAGTCTAATAGCAACAGGTGAATACAAAAGAGCCGAACTAGAATCCATTAAAGGTCTCGAAATAAATAAATATGACCCAAGAATAATCCAAGCATTGGGAGAAGCTTATTTTTTTCAAGGACAATATAACAATGCTCTCAAATATTTTCAAAAATATATTAGTTTTGGGTCAAATGGGGCACGAATAGTCAAAGTCTATATTTTAATCGCAGATTCTTTTTACAAACTTGAAAGATATAACGAGGCTGACTTCGCATATGAAAACGCTTTAAGATTTTTGCCAAATAACCAAAACATACTATTAAAACTTGCAAAATCAAGACTTAATGCACAAAACAAAATCTTAGCAAAAGATACTTTAATAAAATTACTAACCCTAAATCCCAATCATTCAGAAGCAAAAAAGCTACTAGAAAAGATAGAAAAAAGTAATCATAATTCTTGA